In one window of Pseudodesulfovibrio sp. JC047 DNA:
- a CDS encoding methylglyoxal synthase — protein MKKVKNIAVVAHDNCKGELLDFIDCNRTMMVEHHLIATGTTGRMVETLFKERSSKKDGVTFKKVRRLKSGPLGGDQQLGALIAGGEVDILIFFWDPMEPQPHDVDVKALLRLAVLYNIPTASNRSSAEFLISSAFFDHEFSIKRGEYFEYADRNVKEW, from the coding sequence ATGAAAAAAGTGAAAAATATCGCTGTTGTGGCGCATGATAATTGTAAAGGTGAGCTGTTGGATTTCATTGATTGCAATCGGACCATGATGGTGGAACATCATTTGATTGCCACAGGAACCACCGGACGGATGGTCGAGACGCTGTTCAAGGAGCGATCATCGAAAAAGGATGGCGTGACATTCAAGAAGGTCCGGCGGTTGAAATCCGGTCCGTTGGGCGGCGATCAGCAACTTGGTGCATTGATCGCGGGGGGCGAGGTCGATATCCTCATCTTTTTTTGGGATCCCATGGAACCACAGCCGCATGATGTGGATGTGAAGGCGTTGTTGCGTTTGGCTGTTTTGTACAATATCCCGACGGCCAGCAATCGGTCGTCCGCCGAATTTCTTATTTCATCGGCCTTTTTCGATCACGAATTCAGCATCAAGCGAGGCGAGTACTTCGAATATGCGGATCGGAATGTGAAAGAGTGGTAG
- a CDS encoding class I SAM-dependent methyltransferase, whose translation MHTISTDGISDAVADTLFITLYMRCLETQRSDRIINDPEACRMVETLKYDFSVYDAATRSQIGTCIRVRTFDTITTEFIETHADPVIVNLGCGLDTRSNRIGLDKGVYYNIDLPEVMELRDILLPPDDKNISIHTSLFDMTWMRDIRNVHPDADILVLSEGVLMYFTEAEIRPVLEEIARILSPGELVFDACTDFGCKMSSRHDTIKHTNARFQWGLNDNTLPEQWAPNIHLHDVSYYMHQEKHRWDTVSKCMAYIPAFAKAFKMLHYTIAPARA comes from the coding sequence ATGCACACGATATCAACAGACGGCATTTCAGACGCAGTTGCGGACACCTTGTTTATCACGCTGTATATGCGATGCCTCGAAACACAACGGTCCGACCGGATTATCAACGACCCAGAGGCGTGCCGCATGGTCGAAACGCTGAAGTATGATTTCTCCGTCTACGACGCAGCCACCCGAAGCCAGATCGGCACCTGCATCCGAGTCAGGACATTTGATACCATCACCACAGAGTTCATTGAAACACACGCCGATCCGGTGATCGTCAACCTCGGATGCGGTCTGGATACTCGATCCAACAGGATCGGACTGGATAAAGGCGTGTATTACAATATAGATCTCCCGGAAGTCATGGAACTGCGAGACATCCTGCTCCCGCCCGATGATAAAAATATTTCCATCCACACATCCCTCTTTGACATGACCTGGATGCGAGATATCAGAAACGTCCACCCAGACGCCGATATCCTGGTGCTCTCCGAGGGGGTTCTGATGTATTTCACGGAAGCGGAAATTCGTCCTGTCCTTGAAGAAATTGCCCGGATCCTCTCCCCCGGCGAACTGGTCTTTGACGCATGCACGGACTTCGGCTGCAAAATGTCATCCCGTCACGACACCATCAAGCACACAAACGCCCGCTTTCAATGGGGACTCAATGACAACACCCTGCCGGAGCAATGGGCACCCAATATCCACCTGCACGATGTGTCCTATTACATGCATCAGGAAAAACACCGCTGGGACACGGTATCGAAATGCATGGCCTATATCCCGGCTTTTGCCAAGGCATTCAAAATGCTTCACTACACCATAGCTCCGGCCCGGGCCTGA
- a CDS encoding MarR family transcriptional regulator, with protein MTSKENSIKALTGRLRRIITKHARIEELPIRTGTNVGLTAKEVHCLNAIGEQEGANVKQIGDMLDVTKSAASQMIGKLEKKGFTRKGKAVGNDKEILVSLTDAGWEAFQAHKEFHERHFTTLVDRLEAFPDTQIAVAAAILATVETTVDERIAELFTD; from the coding sequence ATGACCAGCAAGGAAAATTCTATCAAGGCACTGACCGGCAGGCTGCGACGTATCATCACCAAACACGCCAGGATCGAAGAACTCCCGATCCGTACAGGCACAAACGTCGGCCTGACAGCCAAGGAAGTCCACTGCCTGAACGCCATCGGCGAACAGGAAGGTGCCAATGTCAAACAGATCGGCGACATGCTAGACGTGACCAAAAGTGCGGCCTCGCAAATGATCGGAAAACTTGAAAAAAAAGGGTTCACGCGAAAAGGAAAAGCCGTGGGTAATGACAAGGAAATCCTGGTTTCTCTCACCGATGCCGGATGGGAGGCGTTTCAGGCGCACAAGGAATTTCATGAACGCCATTTCACAACGCTTGTAGATAGACTGGAAGCCTTTCCAGACACACAAATTGCGGTGGCCGCCGCCATTCTCGCCACCGTGGAGACCACGGTGGACGAACGGATTGCGGAATTGTTTACTGACTAA
- a CDS encoding class I SAM-dependent methyltransferase: protein MSHHSQAAPTRHKGPGPTSFWIQSADAVFNHLPLHTGMTFMDAGCGAGEYTLHAARMLGPTGHVIALDTVESSVAWLNTTQHEPGMAPIQGHICDITTPLPFDAQSVDIVLLGTVLHIKAVRNRATAMFAEFNRVLRPNGTLAVLECKKEEADFGPPLHSRLSIQDVQAMAAPVGFHTASTHRFTHTYLLCLSPDDSTKCSTPHGN, encoded by the coding sequence ATGTCTCATCACTCCCAGGCCGCACCGACCAGACATAAAGGTCCCGGTCCCACCAGTTTCTGGATACAATCCGCCGACGCCGTCTTCAATCACCTGCCCCTGCACACCGGCATGACCTTCATGGACGCCGGATGCGGTGCCGGGGAATATACCCTCCATGCCGCCCGAATGCTCGGTCCTACGGGACACGTCATTGCCCTGGACACCGTGGAGTCATCGGTCGCATGGTTGAACACCACCCAACATGAACCGGGCATGGCGCCGATACAGGGTCACATCTGCGACATCACCACGCCGTTGCCATTCGACGCACAGAGTGTGGACATCGTCCTGCTCGGAACCGTCCTCCACATCAAGGCTGTCCGAAACCGAGCCACCGCCATGTTTGCCGAATTCAACCGCGTTCTCCGGCCAAACGGCACACTGGCTGTCCTTGAATGCAAAAAGGAAGAAGCAGACTTCGGCCCCCCGCTCCATTCCCGACTGTCCATACAAGACGTGCAGGCCATGGCCGCTCCAGTCGGCTTTCACACGGCCTCGACACATCGTTTCACCCACACCTATCTGCTCTGTCTATCGCCGGATGACAGCACAAAATGCTCGACTCCACACGGCAATTGA
- the rsgA gene encoding ribosome small subunit-dependent GTPase A: protein MTKPEKPMNQLSHNDPKNRLGWTDTLEHRVTALPISPHTIARVISVQRGQFLVSDGVREWLCTPAGRLKRAANRDYPVTGDWVTIEATIVTGVIPRTNFLSRGAAGSRGHRTDTALREQAIAANIDTVFIVCGLDRDFNTRRLERYLTLVHNQGIPPVVVLTKADLHDDPTPFLEEAEAIAFGVPVVMTSIQDGRGKTELEHWLEAGKTVAMIGSSGAGKSTLANLLHGTDIQATGAISDSVGKGRHTTTVRELLRMPQGGMLMDNPGIREIAFHEEGDGLTSTFADIQALAESCRFADCSHEHEPGCAVLHAVQTGELSQDRLDSYHKMAKEMEYIASRRTKSADRVEKERWKNVALHIKNLKKRNR from the coding sequence ATGACCAAACCTGAAAAACCAATGAACCAATTGTCACACAACGACCCAAAAAACCGACTGGGATGGACTGACACTCTCGAACATCGAGTGACCGCACTCCCTATCTCGCCGCACACAATAGCCCGCGTCATCAGCGTCCAACGCGGACAATTCCTTGTCTCGGACGGTGTCCGGGAATGGCTATGCACGCCTGCGGGCCGCCTGAAGCGCGCCGCCAACCGGGACTATCCCGTGACCGGAGACTGGGTTACCATCGAAGCAACCATCGTCACCGGAGTCATTCCCCGAACCAACTTCCTGTCTCGCGGTGCTGCCGGATCACGAGGCCATCGGACCGATACCGCACTCCGGGAGCAGGCCATTGCCGCCAACATCGACACAGTCTTCATCGTGTGCGGGCTTGATCGGGACTTCAACACCCGTCGGCTCGAACGGTATCTGACCTTGGTCCACAATCAGGGCATTCCACCCGTGGTGGTCCTGACCAAAGCGGACCTGCATGACGATCCGACCCCATTCCTTGAAGAAGCCGAGGCCATTGCCTTTGGTGTGCCCGTGGTCATGACATCCATACAGGACGGCCGGGGAAAGACCGAATTGGAACACTGGCTCGAAGCAGGAAAGACCGTGGCCATGATCGGCTCGTCCGGTGCCGGAAAATCCACCCTTGCCAATTTGTTGCACGGAACGGATATTCAGGCCACCGGAGCGATCAGTGACAGTGTCGGCAAAGGCCGTCACACCACCACGGTCCGAGAGCTGCTTCGGATGCCACAGGGCGGGATGCTCATGGACAATCCGGGCATCCGTGAAATCGCCTTTCACGAAGAAGGCGACGGCCTGACCAGCACCTTTGCCGATATCCAGGCTCTGGCCGAATCCTGCCGCTTTGCCGATTGCTCGCATGAGCATGAACCCGGATGCGCGGTGCTTCACGCCGTCCAGACCGGGGAACTCAGTCAGGATCGGCTGGACAGTTATCACAAGATGGCCAAAGAAATGGAGTATATTGCCTCGCGACGCACCAAAAGCGCGGACCGCGTTGAAAAGGAACGATGGAAAAACGTGGCCCTGCACATCAAGAATCTCAAAAAACGCAACCGATAA
- the acs gene encoding acetate--CoA ligase → MDQPGTVDSLLQEERVFRPLPQLVIEANVNPQELDAARRFSQMDFMGYWEEAADDLDWFKKWDQVLDDKDAPFYRWFPGARCNIVYNALDRHIETANKNKLALIWEGEPGDQRKYTYFELYREVNRFANALRSLGIRKGDRVVIYMPPLPETVISMLAIAKIGAIHSVVFAGFSAKALRQRINDAHAKLVITADGFYRNGRIVSLKETADEALIGACADCVDSMVVVRRCNLSVDMVDGRDFQYEDLVRQERNEAPTEVMDADDPLFLMYTSGTTGKPKGIVHSHAGYMVGVNRTLTTVFDIKPTDIFWCTADPGWVTGHSAGIYGPLMAGTTSVMYEGHPNYPQADRLWAIVAKYGVTIFYSAPTMIRMLMRFGTQYPKQHDLSSLRLLGTVGEPIAPEAWTWLYKNIGRSECPVLDTWWQTETGMFMIAPLPISLLKPGSVTKPLPGVECDVVDRHGKPVPPGKGGLLVVTKPWPAMMTGYWNDDDAFKACWEKVPGVYYAGDVAKKDEDGYIWIQGRADDVINIAGHRIGSAELEAAFGMHGAVSECAVIGVPDKIKGEAAKAFVQLNGGFEPDDDLIKDLKRTIRNELGPVAVIKSIEFREALPKTRSGKIMRRVLKAEETGHDIGDLTGLEDESFQAPNTEGGEQENP, encoded by the coding sequence ATGGACCAGCCAGGAACAGTAGACAGCTTGTTGCAGGAAGAGCGCGTGTTTCGCCCGCTTCCGCAATTGGTTATCGAGGCCAATGTCAATCCCCAGGAATTGGACGCGGCGCGTCGATTCTCTCAGATGGATTTCATGGGATATTGGGAAGAAGCCGCCGATGATCTGGATTGGTTCAAGAAGTGGGATCAGGTGCTCGACGACAAGGACGCACCATTCTATCGCTGGTTTCCCGGTGCGCGGTGCAATATCGTGTACAACGCCTTGGATCGACACATCGAGACCGCCAACAAGAACAAGCTTGCCCTGATCTGGGAAGGCGAACCCGGCGACCAGCGCAAATATACGTATTTCGAATTGTACCGTGAAGTGAATCGGTTTGCTAATGCCCTGCGCTCATTAGGCATTCGCAAAGGTGACCGAGTCGTCATCTACATGCCGCCCTTGCCTGAAACCGTGATTTCCATGTTGGCGATCGCCAAGATCGGGGCGATTCATTCCGTGGTCTTCGCCGGTTTTTCGGCCAAGGCCTTGCGGCAGCGCATCAATGACGCCCATGCCAAGCTGGTTATCACGGCGGATGGATTCTATCGCAACGGACGGATCGTCAGTCTCAAGGAAACTGCGGATGAAGCTTTGATCGGTGCCTGCGCGGATTGTGTCGATTCCATGGTGGTGGTCCGGCGGTGCAACCTGAGTGTGGACATGGTGGACGGACGGGATTTTCAGTACGAGGATTTGGTCCGTCAGGAGCGCAATGAAGCTCCCACCGAGGTCATGGACGCGGATGATCCGCTTTTTCTGATGTACACCTCCGGGACCACAGGAAAACCCAAGGGGATTGTCCATTCCCATGCCGGGTACATGGTGGGTGTCAACCGGACGCTGACAACGGTTTTTGACATCAAGCCAACCGATATTTTCTGGTGTACCGCTGATCCCGGGTGGGTGACCGGCCACAGTGCCGGTATCTACGGGCCGCTCATGGCCGGGACCACCTCGGTCATGTACGAGGGACATCCCAATTATCCGCAGGCCGATCGACTCTGGGCCATCGTGGCCAAATACGGAGTTACCATTTTTTATTCCGCGCCGACCATGATTCGGATGCTCATGCGGTTCGGCACCCAGTATCCCAAGCAACATGATCTTTCGAGTTTGCGTTTGCTCGGGACCGTGGGTGAGCCCATTGCTCCCGAGGCCTGGACATGGTTGTACAAGAATATCGGGCGGTCCGAATGCCCGGTGCTGGACACCTGGTGGCAGACGGAAACCGGCATGTTCATGATCGCGCCGTTGCCCATTTCCCTGCTCAAGCCCGGCTCTGTCACCAAGCCATTGCCCGGGGTGGAGTGTGATGTTGTTGACCGGCACGGGAAGCCGGTCCCGCCTGGCAAGGGGGGATTGTTGGTGGTGACCAAACCCTGGCCTGCCATGATGACTGGATATTGGAATGATGACGATGCCTTCAAGGCGTGTTGGGAGAAAGTTCCCGGCGTGTACTATGCGGGTGACGTCGCAAAGAAGGATGAAGATGGCTACATCTGGATTCAGGGCCGGGCTGACGATGTCATCAACATCGCCGGACATCGTATCGGATCGGCAGAGCTTGAAGCCGCTTTCGGGATGCACGGGGCCGTGTCCGAATGTGCGGTGATCGGGGTGCCGGACAAGATCAAGGGCGAGGCTGCCAAGGCGTTTGTGCAGCTCAATGGCGGGTTTGAACCTGACGATGATCTCATCAAGGACCTCAAACGGACCATCCGTAACGAACTTGGCCCGGTGGCCGTGATAAAATCCATCGAATTCCGTGAGGCCCTGCCCAAGACCCGCTCAGGCAAGATCATGCGGCGCGTGCTCAAGGCCGAGGAGACCGGCCATGACATCGGGGATTTGACCGGATTGGAAGATGAAAGCTTTCAGGCTCCGAATACGGAGGGGGGCGAGCAGGAAAATCCCTGA